The following proteins are encoded in a genomic region of Streptomyces gobiensis:
- a CDS encoding MCE family protein, which produces MLSPAPTTRLRLYGIVFLIVLALLLSLTVAVYQQVFTSVVRITLQADSLGNQLNERADVKLRGLLVGEVREVRADGAKATLDLALKPEHTALIPADVHARLLPKTLFGEKYVDLVVPENSTGRPIRAGDTITQDRTTVGIELQQLMDDLLPLLRAVQPGKLNATLTAFATALEGRGDEIGDNLVKVDKYLRQLNPHMPTIQKNISQFADVTEIYDDAAPDLLRTLKNTITNSRTLVEKQDTLAAFLTRTATAANTGEKFLDSNGDRFIRIGRVSRPTLALFDRYSPQYPCLLAGLVEQNKRSERAFRGGKMRITLEFVRARPGYEPGEEPRYAERSGPNCAGLPHPPTPAGYHKLNDGTKERKTAPLGSGGADTVSATEAEQRLIGPLVAPVMGVSADEVPAAATLLFGPMARGTEVSVA; this is translated from the coding sequence ATGCTCAGTCCAGCACCCACCACGCGCCTGCGGCTCTACGGAATCGTTTTCCTCATTGTGCTCGCACTGCTGCTGTCCCTGACCGTCGCCGTCTACCAGCAGGTGTTCACCTCCGTCGTACGGATCACCCTGCAAGCCGACTCCCTCGGCAACCAGCTGAACGAGCGCGCCGACGTCAAGCTGCGCGGACTGCTCGTCGGTGAGGTCAGGGAGGTACGGGCGGACGGGGCGAAGGCGACCCTGGACCTCGCGCTCAAGCCCGAGCACACCGCGCTCATCCCCGCCGATGTACATGCCCGGCTGCTGCCCAAGACGCTGTTCGGCGAGAAGTACGTCGACCTGGTCGTCCCGGAGAACTCCACGGGCAGGCCCATCCGCGCCGGGGACACCATCACCCAGGACCGCACCACCGTGGGCATCGAGCTGCAGCAGCTGATGGACGATCTGCTGCCGCTGCTGCGCGCCGTCCAGCCCGGCAAGCTCAACGCCACCCTCACCGCCTTCGCCACCGCGCTGGAGGGCCGGGGCGATGAGATCGGCGACAACCTCGTCAAGGTCGACAAGTATCTGCGCCAGCTCAACCCCCATATGCCAACCATTCAGAAGAATATCTCCCAATTCGCTGATGTGACCGAGATATACGATGACGCCGCACCCGATCTGCTGCGCACCCTGAAGAACACCATCACCAACAGCAGGACGCTGGTCGAAAAGCAGGACACCCTGGCCGCCTTCCTCACCAGGACCGCCACCGCCGCCAACACCGGCGAGAAGTTCCTGGACAGCAACGGCGACCGGTTCATCAGGATCGGCCGGGTCTCCCGGCCCACCCTCGCCCTCTTCGACCGCTACTCACCGCAGTACCCCTGTCTGCTGGCCGGTCTGGTCGAGCAGAACAAGCGGTCCGAACGGGCCTTCCGGGGCGGGAAGATGCGTATCACCCTTGAATTCGTCCGTGCCAGGCCCGGCTATGAGCCCGGCGAGGAGCCGCGCTACGCCGAACGCTCCGGCCCCAACTGCGCGGGCCTGCCGCACCCGCCGACCCCTGCCGGGTACCACAAGCTGAACGACGGCACCAAGGAACGTAAGACCGCACCCCTCGGGTCCGGCGGCGCGGACACCGTCTCCGCCACCGAGGCGGAGCAGCGGCTCATCGGCCCCCTGGTGGCCCCCGTCATGGGCGTATCCGCCGACGAGGTGCCCGCGGCCGCCACCCTGCTCTTCGGTCCGATGGCCCGGGGCACGGAGGTGAGCGTCGCATGA